In Carya illinoinensis cultivar Pawnee chromosome 7, C.illinoinensisPawnee_v1, whole genome shotgun sequence, the following are encoded in one genomic region:
- the LOC122314978 gene encoding ycf20-like protein: MAFRLGAMMLRPGLSAMEIESPALAHNFCFQSSFISGQNSEKIAIKSVTFLRGFQTRRYGWKIAFALDTGGIPGNGGQENIDGNGPGLGGTRLGRIVSAGGRQLLEKLNSARKNFPMKIFLLLLGFYTANALATILGQTGDWDVLVAGVVVAAIEGIGVLMYRKPSPLATGRLQSFVGMVNYWKAGVCLGLFVDAFKLGS; encoded by the exons ATGGCATTTCGACTGGGAGCGATGATGCTACGGCCAGGTTTATCAGCGATGGAGATTGAAAGCCCCGCCCTCGCCCACAACTTTTGCTTTCAATCAAGTTTTATCAGCGGCCAAAATTCAGAAAAGATTGCTATAAAGTCTGTAACTTTTCTTCGGGG TTTTCAGACTAGAAGATATGGGTGGAAAATAGCCTTTGCACTTGACACGGGTGGGATTCCTGGTAATGGTGGGCAAGAGAACATCGATGGCAATGGCCCTGGTCTTGGTGGCACTCGATTGGGCAGAATAGTGAGTGCAGGTGGAAGACAGCTATTGGAGAAGCTGAATTCAGCTAGAAAGAACTTCCCCATGAAGATATTCCTGCTTCTTTTGGGTTTCTACACGGCAAATGCGCTGGCAACAATCCTTGGACAGACTGGGGATTGGGATGTACTCGTTGCAGGTGTAGTTGTTGCTGCCATTGAGGGGATTGGTGTGCTTATGTACAGAAAGCCTTCCCCTCTGGCTACCGGGAGGTTGCAGTCTTTTGTTGGGATGGTAAATTACTGGAAAGCAGGGGTGTGCCTTGGTTTATTTGTGGATGCTTTTAAACTGGGTAGTTAA
- the LOC122316224 gene encoding uncharacterized protein LOC122316224, whose amino-acid sequence MAIKLDMSRAYDRVEWKFLEAIMAKMGFGERWMQLIMECITIVSYSVLINGKIGASFQPERGIRQGDPLSPYLFILCAEGLSALITQAEHKGEIKGVAAARGGLRVSHLFFADDSVLFCRATIDEWQKLQGLLHVYEKASGQCLNREKIAVFFSSNTCTEKRQEIVNAVGVSADNNYGRYLGLPTTVGRSKYQSFRSIKERIWTRISSWQNTFLSQAGKEVLLKAVIQAIPTYTMSVFKLPKKLLQEINSMMGKFWWGGSNTKQKIQWKSWASMGVSKKDGGLDFRDLESFNKAMLAKQVWRVLNNPNSLVTQLLKQKYFKRGSILNAKKGTNSSLVWQSLWSSIELIKVGSLWRVGSGSSINIWNDKWVKHAVLLQPNLPILGPSRDSTVSELIDEGECRWKKEVLDQLFHEEDVEKIYQIPLSKTGTQDKLIWGYTANGIFTVRSAYYLQQSLVRQMQGECSSIVTGLIDWKQLWSLNVPMKIKLFVWKAAHYVLPTLQNLASKKIVAIDLCSICKREIESPLHVIWGCPGASDVRAMSSCPTHKWPIYFPDFRTLWFSLCSKLDVDSLQLAYAVPSNNTSDRGNIRWKKPEIRTLKANWDASVSTKLNRAGYGIIIRDEQGSIMVCVCASHKPAIKPVLAEGLALRRAMEVCAELGLGRVVFEGDAKIIVQAVTSDEEISADYRILVNDARSMLRSSPQWHVDFVHREANYAADQLVKLALDYEYEKIWIEDGPMQVMSTVQLEQSM is encoded by the exons ATGGCTATCAAGTTAGATATGTCAAGGGCCTATGATCGTGTGGAATGGAAGTTTCTGGAGGCTATTATGGCAAAAATGGGATTTGGAGAGAGATGGATGCAGCTAATAATGGAATGTATCACTATTGTTAGCTACtcagttttgataaatggaAAAATTGGGGCCTCTTTTCAACCTGAACGTGGGATTAGGCAAGGAGATCCACTATCTCCTTACCTATTTATATTATGTGCTGAAGGTTTAAGTGCCTTGATCACTCAGGCTGAGCATAAGGGGGAAATTAAAGGAGTTGCAGCTGCTAGGGGAGGGTTGAGGGTTAGTCATCtcttttttgctgatgatagtgtGCTCTTTTGTAGAGCAACTATTGATGAGTGGCAAAAGCTTCAAGGATTGCTTCATGTGTATGAGAAGGCATCTGGACAGTGTTTGAATCGAGAAAAAATAGCTGTTTTTTTCAGCTCAAATACCTGTACAGAAAAAAGGCAGGAGATTGTTAATGCAGTAGGTGTATCAGCAGATAACAACTATGGGAGGTATTTAGGACTACCAACTACAGTTGGAAGGTCAAAATACCAATCTTTCAGATCTATTAAAGAAAGGATATGGACCAGAATTTCAAGTTGGCAGAATACATTCCTATCACAAGCTGGGAAGGAAGTATTACTAAAAGCAGTAATTCAAGCAATCCCCACCTATACTATGAGTGTTTTTAAGTTGCCTAAGAAGCTACTGCAGGAAATCAATTCGATGATgggaaaattttggtggggaggtaGTAATACAAAGCAGAAAATTCAATGGAAGTCTTGGGCAAGTATGGGAGTTTCTAAGAAGGATGGGGGTTTGGATTTTAGAGACCTGGAATCTTTTAATAAGGCCATGTTGGCTAAGCAGGTATGGAGAGTTCTCAACAATCCAAATTCCCTGGTTACACAACTCCTAAAACAGAAGTATTTTAAGAGGGGTTCTATCCTGAATGCAAAGAAGGGGACTAATTCATCCCTGGTGTGGCAGAGTCTATGGTCATCTATTGAATTGATCAAGGTAGGAAGTTTGTGGAGAGTGGGGTCGGGTTCTAGTATCAATATTTGGAATGATAAGTGGGTTAAGCATGCTGTGCTGTTACAACCCAATCTACCTATTCTTGGTCCTAGCAGGGATTCAACTGTTTCTGAGTTGATTGATGAAGGGGAATGCAGATGGAAGAAGGAAGTGCTGGACCAGTTATTCCATGAGGAAGATGTGGAGAAGATCTATCAGATTCCCTTAAGCAAAACTGGGACTCAGGATAAACTGATATGGGGGTACACTGCAAATGGGATTTTCACTGTGAGAAGTGCATACTACTTACAACAATCACTGGTCAGACAAATGCAGGGAGAGTGCTCGAGTATTGTAACAGGTTTAATAGATTGGAAACAGTTATGGTCTCTAAATGTACCTATGAAGATTAAGTTGTTTGTATGGAAAGCTGCCCACTATGTACTTCCCACTTTGCAAAATCTGGCAAGTAAAAAGATAGTTGCTATTGACTTGTGTTCTATATGCAAGAGAGAAATTGAGTCTCCATTACATGTAATATGGGGCTGTCCTGGAGCCAGTGATGTTCGGGCCATGTCAAGCTGTCCTACACACAAGTGGCCTATTTATTTTCCTGACTTTAGGACATTGTGGTTCTCTTTGTGTTCTAAGCTGGATGTGGATTCACTTCAGCTGGCCT ATGCAGTACCTTCTAATAATACGAGTGACAGAGGAAACATAAGGTGGAAAAAACCAGAAATCAGAACATTGAAGGCAAATTGGGATGCTTCAGTGAGTACCAAACTCAATAGAGCAGGCTATGGTATTATTATCCGAGATGAGCAAGGAAGTATAATGGTTTGTGTGTGTGCAAGCCACAAACCTGCTATAAAACCTGTGCTGGCAGAAGGCCTGGCCTTAAGGAGGGCAATGGAAGTTTGTGCTGAGTTGGGCTTGGGAAGGGTGGTGTTTGAAGGAGATGCTAAGATCATTGTTCAGGCAGTGACTTCTGATGAAGAGATCAGTGCAGATTATAGGATTCTTGTTAATGATGCTCGAAGTATGTTAAGATCTTCGCCTCAATGGCATGTTGATTTTGTTCACAGAGAAGCCAACTATGCTGCTGACCAGTTAGTAAAGTTAGCTTTAGACTATGAGTATGAGAAGATCTGGATAGAAGATGGTCCAATGCAGGTTATGTCGACTGTACAGTTAGAACAGTCTATGTAA